Proteins encoded within one genomic window of Suricata suricatta isolate VVHF042 chromosome 17, meerkat_22Aug2017_6uvM2_HiC, whole genome shotgun sequence:
- the LOC115282737 gene encoding LOW QUALITY PROTEIN: olfactory receptor-like protein DTMT (The sequence of the model RefSeq protein was modified relative to this genomic sequence to represent the inferred CDS: inserted 3 bases in 2 codons; deleted 3 bases in 3 codons) produces MTERSQTVISEFFLLGLPTQWNLFYALFLAMYVTTIMGNLLIVVLICLDSHLHMPMYLFLSNLSFSDLCFSSVTMPKLLQNMQSQVPSIPYASSLAQMYFYLFFGVLESFVLVMAYDCYGAICFPLHYSTIMSSKLRLSLLVLXWVLTTAHAMLHTVLMARLSFLADDVIPHFFXDTSALLKLSCSDTRVNGLVIFFIGELILIILFLLIIMSSSRIVSSILRVPSARGIHKAFSTCGSHLSVVSLFYGTIIGLYSCPSNNNSAVKETVMAMMYTVVTPMLNPFIDSLRNRDMMGALGRVFFKKKVSFSLKW; encoded by the exons ATGACAGAGAGGAGCCAAACTGTCATCTCAGAGTTCTTTCTTCTGGGCCTGCCCACGCAGTGGAATCTGTTCTATGCTCTGTTCCTGGCCATGTATGTTACCACCATCATGGGGAACCTTCTCATTGTTGTCCTCATTTGCCTGGACTCCCACCTCCACATGCCCATGTATTTGTTTCTCAGTAACTTGTccttctctgacctctgcttctcctctgtcaCAATGCCCAAACTGCTGCAGAACATGCAGAGCCAAGTCCCGTCCATCCCCTATGCTAGCAGCCTGGCCCAGatgtat ttttacttgttttttggagTTCTTGAGAGCTTTGTCCTTGTCATGGCCTATGACTGCTATGGGGCC ATCTGTTTCCCTCTGCACTACTCCACCATCATGAGCTCCAAGCTCCGTCTCTCTTTGCTGGTGC CCTGGGTGCTGACTACTGCCCATGCCATGTTGCACACTGTGCTCATGGCCAGGCTGTCCTTTCTA GCTGACGATGTGATCCCTCACTTTTT TGATACGTCTGCTTTGTTAAAGCTATCCTGCTCTGACACTCGAGTCAATGGTTTGGTTATATTTTTCATTGGAGAGCTCATTCTCATCATCCTGTTCCTACTCATCATCATGTCTTCTTCACGGATTGTGTCCTCCATCCTCAGGGTTCCTTCTGCCAGGGGCATTCAcaaggccttctccacctgtggcTCCCACCTCTCCGTGGTGTCTCTCTTCTATGGAACAATCATTGGCCTCTACTCATGCCCGTCAAATAACAATTCTGCTGTGAAGGAGACTGTCATGGCTATGATGTACACTGTGGTCACCCCCATGCTGAATCCCTTCATCgacagcctgaggaacagagacatgATGGGAGCCCTGGgaagagtcttttttaaaaagaaagtatctttttctctaaaatggtAA